One Thermosipho africanus Ob7 genomic region harbors:
- the arcA gene encoding arginine deiminase, with translation MKVNVYSEVKKLKIVLLHRPGLELENIEPDLLEELLFEDIPYLKKAQQEHDYFAKALKDNGVEVKYVTDLLTNTLEKKGLKEQFVDEYLNLSEVKNEYILEALKEYLLSFETKEMVRKIIGGVRIDEFKLNKKSFSTVVHLNKQFYLLPLPNLYFQRDPVAFVGRGALINRMKTKARRRESLFMKYVLKYSDEFSDIPIYYDMNEPFSIEGGDVLVLSDKVLAIGISQRTDPEAIEKVANKIFYESDESFDTILAINMPKKRAYMHLDTIFTMVSENKFLVHSKLETSLHVYVLKKNKHEFEVTEEDLQLEDVLKKYLERNDIELIKCGGDDEIAAKREQWNDGSNVLAISPGTVIAYERNYVTNQLLRERGVNVIEIPSSELSRGRGGPRCMSMPICRE, from the coding sequence ATGAAGGTTAATGTCTACTCTGAAGTAAAGAAATTAAAAATTGTGTTGCTTCATAGACCTGGATTGGAGTTAGAAAATATTGAACCTGATTTATTAGAAGAACTATTGTTTGAAGACATCCCATATTTAAAAAAGGCACAACAAGAGCATGATTATTTTGCCAAGGCTTTGAAAGATAATGGTGTTGAGGTTAAATATGTTACGGATCTACTTACAAATACTTTAGAAAAAAAAGGGTTAAAAGAACAGTTTGTGGATGAATATTTAAATCTAAGCGAGGTAAAAAATGAATATATATTGGAAGCTTTAAAGGAATATTTATTATCTTTTGAAACAAAAGAAATGGTAAGAAAAATCATAGGCGGGGTAAGGATTGATGAATTTAAGTTAAACAAAAAAAGTTTTTCAACAGTTGTTCATTTAAATAAACAATTTTATCTTCTTCCACTTCCAAATCTTTATTTTCAAAGAGATCCTGTTGCTTTTGTAGGAAGAGGAGCGCTAATTAATAGAATGAAAACAAAGGCAAGAAGAAGGGAATCATTGTTTATGAAGTATGTATTAAAATATAGTGATGAATTTAGTGATATTCCTATTTATTATGATATGAATGAACCATTTTCTATAGAAGGTGGGGATGTTTTAGTATTATCTGATAAAGTCCTTGCTATTGGAATTTCACAAAGAACGGATCCAGAGGCTATAGAAAAAGTTGCAAATAAAATATTTTATGAATCAGACGAAAGCTTTGATACTATACTTGCAATAAATATGCCAAAAAAGCGCGCGTATATGCATCTTGACACAATCTTTACAATGGTTAGTGAAAATAAATTTTTAGTTCATTCAAAACTTGAAACCAGCTTGCATGTATATGTCTTAAAGAAAAATAAACACGAATTTGAGGTAACAGAAGAAGATTTACAGTTAGAAGATGTACTAAAAAAATATCTTGAAAGAAATGATATTGAGCTTATTAAATGTGGAGGAGATGATGAAATAGCTGCAAAAAGAGAACAATGGAATGATGGTTCAAATGTTTTAGCAATAAGTCCTGGAACGGTTATAGCATATGAAAGAAATTATGTGACAAATCAGTTGTTAAGAGAAAGAGGAGTTAATGTTATAGAAATTCCTTCAAGTGAGCTATCAAGAGGTCGTGGAGGGCCTAGATGTATGTCGATGCCAATCTGTAGAGAATAG
- a CDS encoding Crp/Fnr family transcriptional regulator yields MKQYIESIKNCSLFKDLNENEILEITKKSKILTFEKDEIIKQRNDPIDEILILIEGEALGLFVNEEGRVIQIDHMIAPKTLAIATIFSSNPKYPVDVVAIKKCKILTLSKDILIHEMMKNEKILKNYLQNVSDTFIFITDRFYEITLKNLIQKVCSYLYDSFKKQNSKTIKLEMSKTELAREFGVTRPALSRVFIELEKKGIIEMEGKNVKIKDLRYIEDYATYF; encoded by the coding sequence TTGAAACAATACATAGAATCAATCAAGAATTGTAGCCTTTTTAAAGATTTAAATGAAAATGAAATTTTAGAAATTACAAAAAAATCCAAAATTTTAACATTTGAAAAAGATGAAATAATAAAACAAAGGAATGATCCAATAGATGAAATACTAATTCTAATAGAAGGAGAAGCTTTGGGTTTGTTTGTAAACGAAGAGGGACGAGTTATACAAATAGATCATATGATAGCTCCAAAAACGCTTGCAATCGCAACTATATTTTCATCAAATCCAAAATATCCAGTTGATGTAGTAGCAATCAAAAAATGTAAAATTTTAACACTCTCCAAAGATATTCTCATTCATGAAATGATGAAAAACGAAAAAATATTAAAAAATTATCTACAAAATGTCTCTGACACATTTATATTTATCACCGATAGATTTTATGAGATAACACTCAAAAATCTTATTCAAAAGGTATGTTCATATCTTTATGACTCCTTTAAAAAACAAAATTCTAAAACTATAAAACTTGAAATGTCTAAAACCGAACTTGCAAGAGAATTTGGAGTAACTCGCCCTGCACTATCAAGAGTCTTTATTGAACTTGAAAAGAAAGGAATTATAGAAATGGAAGGAAAAAATGTAAAAATTAAAGATTTAAGATATATAGAAGACTATGCAACCTATTTTTAA